One stretch of Miscanthus floridulus cultivar M001 chromosome 18, ASM1932011v1, whole genome shotgun sequence DNA includes these proteins:
- the LOC136524805 gene encoding uncharacterized protein codes for MAGPDPSDRQPAPDGARRLPWTTVVILVVLAGNFVLSVRRVRDNRGALAFIGLSHLNLLALFYATRRFQLSPPGSVAQGRARLAVWLLTTTLTAGFTWKLGTMLPLGFMILAWVMAAATVLGGFHLMFVHGRK; via the coding sequence ATGGCGGGCCCTGATCCCTCCGACCGCCAGCCGGCGCCCGACGGCGCCCGCCGCCTCCCCTGGACCACCGTGGTGATCCTCGTCGTCCTCGCCGGCAACTTCGTGCTCTCCGTCCGCCGCGTCCGCGACAACCGTGGCGCGCTCGCCTTCATCGGCCTCTCCCACCTCAACCTGCTCGCCCTCTTCTACGCCACCCGCCGCTTCCAGCTCTCGCCGCCCGGGTCGGTGGCCCAGGGCCGGGCCAGGCTTGCCGTGTGGCTCCTCACCACGACGCTCACGGCCGGCTTCACCTGGAAGCTCGGCACGATGCTGCCCCTCGGCTTCATGATCCTGGCGTGGGTGATGGCCGCTGCCACAGTGCTCGGTGGTTTCCACCTCATGTTCGTCCATGGCCGCAAGTGA
- the LOC136522755 gene encoding uncharacterized protein — MAVPEDLVEEFLLRLPPADPASLVRAALVCKPWCRLISTPRFRRRFREFHRTPPTLGFLANTSKPGPRPYVARFVSTSYFRPPAPAEHRGWLVLDARHGRVLLRSIEPGSRPRLMVWDPVTDEWRQLPEVSLFATDWNAAVFCLFAANGSCDHLDCQRGPFAIVLVATVAAKSTLRVYSSEACACSEPRPLPRCYLGNVAPTALVGGYTVLFERRILGCDLPTGETFVSFLPPDSVACDPVLMTMEDGSLGVALGQGTRLSLWSMDMETSPDDPVRLDEIWLKLAEKHCSG; from the coding sequence ATGGCGGTGCCGGAGGATCTCGTCGAGGAGTTCCttctccgcctcccgccggccgaTCCCGCTAGCCTCGTCCGCGCCGCGCTCGTCTGTAAGCCCTGGTGCCGCCTCATCTCCACTCCCCGCTTCCGCCGCCGGTTCCGCGAGTTCCACCGCACGCCCCCGACGCTCGGCTTCCTCGCCAATACCAGCAAGCCGGGACCCCGCCCCTACGTGGCCCGCTTCGTCTCCACCTCCTACTTCCGCCCGCCGGCCCCCGCCGAGCACCGCGGGTGGCTGGTGCTCGACGCTCGCCACGGCCGCGTCCTTCTCCGCAGCATCGAACCGGGGAGTCGTCCCAGGCTCATGGTGTGGGACCCCGTGACGGACGAGTGGCGGCAACTACCAGAGGTGTCTCTGTTCGCGACCGACTGGAACGCGGCTGTGTTCTGCCTCTTCGCGGCCAATGGCTCCTGCGACCACCTCGACTGCCAACGCGGGCCCTTCGCCATCGTCCTCGTGGCCACCGTCGCGGCGAAGTCCACATTGAGGGTCTACTCATCCGAGGCTTGCGCCTGCAGCGAGCCGAGGCCACTCCCCAGGTGCTACCTTGGCAATGTGGCGCCCACTGCCCTTGTGGGGGGATACACTGTACTTTTTGAGAGGAGAATTCTTGGGTGTGATCTGCCCACGGGAGAAACATTTGTGTCCTTCCTGCCTCCTGATTCTGTTGCGTGTGATCCTGTGCTCATGACGATGGAGGATGGTTCCCTGGGAGTCGCGTTAGGACAAGGGACCAGACTCTCCCTCTGGTCCATGGACATGGAGACGAGTCCCGATGACCCCGTTCGGCTTGATGAAATttggctaaaactggctgaaaaacactgttctggctga